The proteins below are encoded in one region of Mangifera indica cultivar Alphonso chromosome 7, CATAS_Mindica_2.1, whole genome shotgun sequence:
- the LOC123220577 gene encoding cysteine-rich receptor-like protein kinase 10 isoform X1: MVSKIVLIVFYIFLSHELRPSMAQTWVRAGYYWKSTYSYELPISNINSSLFTHLIYGFADLNTTTYQLSFPSPYDELLISNFTDTAKQKNPSVSTLLSIGGTNIAWSTFSSLLSNDSQRKSFIDSSIKMARLYGFQGLDLWYTHANTSNEMLNMGILFREWRTAAVQEARNSRQSQLILTASVKHLPNYSDSAIFPIDSTQKYLNWVHVVTCDYKKPTTTNFTAAPSALYDPSCINNTDYAIMAWINGGLSSNKLVFCLPLYGYAWELVNPQVNGIGAPARGPANKDEGGVSYNQIKRDYIEPYGPNITFNATYVVKYFTVGTSWIGFDDAEVVRIKISYAKEKKLLGYFVWQVYMDYNWELSRAAAEEDRINFPTHESDQTRRSNRRKTVIVWATTATAVLLLGFAIVYCWMRKLKRKGMVDSAKQSNDEVPCGDFTKNDLNLVIYTWVEIEAATDRFSFRNKLGEGGFGPVYKGILPNGQVIAVKKLSKTSKQGYEEFKNEVMLTAKLQHVNLVKLLGYCIDGRQQMLVYEYMPNKSLDSYLFDPIRRHILDWEKRVQVIDGVTQGLIYLQEYSRLTIIHRDIKVSNVLLDGEMKPKISDFGMARIFSKDDLEADTSRIVGTLGYVSPEYIHNGRYSTKSDVYSFGVLLLQIISGKRISFLYGSNESQNLLEYANELWNVGKGMEFMDESLNDTYSSCKLLRCLQIGLLCVQENPVDRPSMLNISTMLKNENIDMMIPKKPAFWKQDQPNKSIVQLEGFSGSTSSINNVSMSDVLAR; this comes from the exons atGGTATCCAAGATTGTCCTCATCgtcttctatatttttctttctcacgAGTTGCGCCCTTCAATGGCGCAAACTTGGGTCAGAGCTGGTTATTATTGGAAATCAACATACAGTTATGAGCTACCCATTTCCAACATAAATTCTTCTCTCTTCACCCATCTTATTTATGGCTTTGCTGATTTGAATACCACAACATACCAGCTATCTTTTCCATCACCTTATGATGAACTACTAATCTCCAATTTCACAGACACTGCGAAGCAAAAGAACCCATCAGTCAGCACACTTTTGTCCATTGGAGGCACAAATATCGCTTGGTCAACATTTTCCTCATTGTTAAGCAATGATTCTCAGAGAAAATCTTTCATTGattcatcaataaaaatggcCAGGCTTTATGGCTTTCAAGGCCTAGATCTTTGGTATACTCATGCAAACACAAGCAATGAAATGTTGAATATGGGAATTCTATTCAGAGAATGGCGAACTGCTGCTGTTCAAGAGGCAAGAAACTCAAGGCAGTCGCAACTTATCTTGACTGCCTCAGTTAAACATTTACCAAATTATTCTGATTCGGCAATTTTTCCAATAGACTCCACACAGAAGTACTTGAACTGGGTTCATGTTGTTACTTGTGATTATAAAAAGCCAACAACTACAAACTTTACAGCTGCTCCTTCAGCTCTGTATGATCCAAGTTGTATTAATAATACTGATTATGCTATAATGGCATGGATCAATGGAGGACTATCATCTAATAAGCTTGTCTTCTGTTTGCCTCTGTATGGCTATGCATGGGAACTTGTCAATCCTCAGGTCAATGGTATTGGCGCACCGGCAAGGGGACCAGCTAACAAGGACGAAGGAGGCGTGAGTTATAATCAAATCAAGAGAGATTATATCGAACCATATGGACCTAATATTACGTTCAATGCAACATATGTGGTGAAATACTTCACAGTAGGGACATCTTGGATTGGCTTTGATGATGCCGAAGTCGTTAGAATCAAAATTTCTTATGCCAAAGAAAAGAAGCTACTTGGTTACTTTGTGTGGCAAGTCTACATGGACTATAATTGGGAGCTTTCTCGAGCTGCAG CAGAAGAGGATAGAATTAATTTTCCAACTCACGAAAGTGATCAAACTAGAAGAAGTAATAGGCGTAAGACAGTAATAGTTTGGGCGACAACTGCAACTGCTGTTCTCTTACTAGGCTTCGCCATTGTCTATTGCTGGATGAGAAAGCTCAAAAGAAAAG GAATGGTAGACTCAGCCAAACAATCAAATGATGAAGTACCTTGTGGAGATTTTACAAAAAACGATCTTAATCTGGTAATATATACTTGGGTTGAGATTGAAGCAGCAACAGACAGATTTTCATTTCGAAACAAGCTTGGCGAAGGTGGTTTTGGCCCTGTTTACAAG ggcATACTACCAAATGGGCAGGTAATAGCAGTAaagaaactttcaaaaacatccaAACAAGGTTACGAGGAATTCAAAAATGAAGTTATGCTGACTGCAAAGCTCCAACATGTAAATCTAGTCAAGCTTCTAGGTTATTGCATTGACGGAAGACAACAGATGCTCGTCTATGAATACATGCCGAACAAAAGCTTAGACTCCTACCTTTTCG ATCCCATTAGACGACATATTTTGGATTGGGAAAAACGTGTTCAAGTTATTGATGGAGTGACTCAAGGACTCATATATCTTCAAGAATATTCAAGATTAACTATTATCCATCGAGATATAAAAGTTAGCAATGTCTTATTAGATGGAGAAATGAAACCCAAAATATCAGATTTTGGAATGGCTagaatattttcaaaagatgaTCTTGAAGCAGACACAAGCCGTATTGTTGGAACGCT CGGTTATGTTTCTCCTGAATATATCCATAATGGCAGATACTCAACTAAATctgatgtttatagttttggggtTCTTCTTTTACAAATCATTAGTGGCAAAAGGATATCCTTTTTATATGGTTCGAATGAAAGTCAGAATCTTCTTGAATAT GCAAATGAGTTGTGGAATGTCGGCAAAGGCATGGAGTTTATGGATGAATCATTGAACGATACATATTCATCTTGTAAATTACTGAGATGCTTGCAAATTGGATTGCTATGTGTCCAAGAAAATCCAGTTGATAGACCATCCATGTTGAACATTTCCACCAtgctaaaaaatgaaaacatagaTATGATGATTCCGAAGAAGCCTGCTTTTTGGAAACAAGATCAGCCAAATAAATCTATTGTGCAGTTGGAAGGTTTTTCAGGGAGCACTTCATCAATTAACAATGTATCAATGTCGGATGTGTTAGCTAGATGA
- the LOC123220577 gene encoding class V chitinase-like isoform X4, protein MVSKIVLIVFYIFLSHELRPSMAQTWVRAGYYWKSTYSYELPISNINSSLFTHLIYGFADLNTTTYQLSFPSPYDELLISNFTDTAKQKNPSVSTLLSIGGTNIAWSTFSSLLSNDSQRKSFIDSSIKMARLYGFQGLDLWYTHANTSNEMLNMGILFREWRTAAVQEARNSRQSQLILTASVKHLPNYSDSAIFPIDSTQKYLNWVHVVTCDYKKPTTTNFTAAPSALYDPSCINNTDYAIMAWINGGLSSNKLVFCLPLYGYAWELVNPQVNGIGAPARGPANKDEGGVSYNQIKRDYIEPYGPNITFNATYVVKYFTVGTSWIGFDDAEVVRIKISYAKEKKLLGYFVWQVYMDYNWELSRAAAEEDRINFPTHESDQTRRSNRRKTVIVWATTATAVLLLGFAIVYCWMRKLKRKGMVDSAKQSNDEVPCGDFTKNDLNLVIYTWVEIEAATDRFSFRNKLGEGGFGPVYKGILPNGQVIAVKKLSKTSKQGYEEFKNEVMLTAKLQHVNLVKLLGYCIDGRQQMLVYEYMPNKSLDSYLFDPIRRHILDWEKRVQVIDGVTQGLIYLQEYSRLTIIHRDIKVSNVLLDGEMKPKISDFGMARIFSKDDLEADTSRIVGTL, encoded by the exons atGGTATCCAAGATTGTCCTCATCgtcttctatatttttctttctcacgAGTTGCGCCCTTCAATGGCGCAAACTTGGGTCAGAGCTGGTTATTATTGGAAATCAACATACAGTTATGAGCTACCCATTTCCAACATAAATTCTTCTCTCTTCACCCATCTTATTTATGGCTTTGCTGATTTGAATACCACAACATACCAGCTATCTTTTCCATCACCTTATGATGAACTACTAATCTCCAATTTCACAGACACTGCGAAGCAAAAGAACCCATCAGTCAGCACACTTTTGTCCATTGGAGGCACAAATATCGCTTGGTCAACATTTTCCTCATTGTTAAGCAATGATTCTCAGAGAAAATCTTTCATTGattcatcaataaaaatggcCAGGCTTTATGGCTTTCAAGGCCTAGATCTTTGGTATACTCATGCAAACACAAGCAATGAAATGTTGAATATGGGAATTCTATTCAGAGAATGGCGAACTGCTGCTGTTCAAGAGGCAAGAAACTCAAGGCAGTCGCAACTTATCTTGACTGCCTCAGTTAAACATTTACCAAATTATTCTGATTCGGCAATTTTTCCAATAGACTCCACACAGAAGTACTTGAACTGGGTTCATGTTGTTACTTGTGATTATAAAAAGCCAACAACTACAAACTTTACAGCTGCTCCTTCAGCTCTGTATGATCCAAGTTGTATTAATAATACTGATTATGCTATAATGGCATGGATCAATGGAGGACTATCATCTAATAAGCTTGTCTTCTGTTTGCCTCTGTATGGCTATGCATGGGAACTTGTCAATCCTCAGGTCAATGGTATTGGCGCACCGGCAAGGGGACCAGCTAACAAGGACGAAGGAGGCGTGAGTTATAATCAAATCAAGAGAGATTATATCGAACCATATGGACCTAATATTACGTTCAATGCAACATATGTGGTGAAATACTTCACAGTAGGGACATCTTGGATTGGCTTTGATGATGCCGAAGTCGTTAGAATCAAAATTTCTTATGCCAAAGAAAAGAAGCTACTTGGTTACTTTGTGTGGCAAGTCTACATGGACTATAATTGGGAGCTTTCTCGAGCTGCAG CAGAAGAGGATAGAATTAATTTTCCAACTCACGAAAGTGATCAAACTAGAAGAAGTAATAGGCGTAAGACAGTAATAGTTTGGGCGACAACTGCAACTGCTGTTCTCTTACTAGGCTTCGCCATTGTCTATTGCTGGATGAGAAAGCTCAAAAGAAAAG GAATGGTAGACTCAGCCAAACAATCAAATGATGAAGTACCTTGTGGAGATTTTACAAAAAACGATCTTAATCTGGTAATATATACTTGGGTTGAGATTGAAGCAGCAACAGACAGATTTTCATTTCGAAACAAGCTTGGCGAAGGTGGTTTTGGCCCTGTTTACAAG ggcATACTACCAAATGGGCAGGTAATAGCAGTAaagaaactttcaaaaacatccaAACAAGGTTACGAGGAATTCAAAAATGAAGTTATGCTGACTGCAAAGCTCCAACATGTAAATCTAGTCAAGCTTCTAGGTTATTGCATTGACGGAAGACAACAGATGCTCGTCTATGAATACATGCCGAACAAAAGCTTAGACTCCTACCTTTTCG ATCCCATTAGACGACATATTTTGGATTGGGAAAAACGTGTTCAAGTTATTGATGGAGTGACTCAAGGACTCATATATCTTCAAGAATATTCAAGATTAACTATTATCCATCGAGATATAAAAGTTAGCAATGTCTTATTAGATGGAGAAATGAAACCCAAAATATCAGATTTTGGAATGGCTagaatattttcaaaagatgaTCTTGAAGCAGACACAAGCCGTATTGTTGGAACGCTGTAA
- the LOC123220577 gene encoding class V chitinase-like isoform X3: MVSKIVLIVFYIFLSHELRPSMAQTWVRAGYYWKSTYSYELPISNINSSLFTHLIYGFADLNTTTYQLSFPSPYDELLISNFTDTAKQKNPSVSTLLSIGGTNIAWSTFSSLLSNDSQRKSFIDSSIKMARLYGFQGLDLWYTHANTSNEMLNMGILFREWRTAAVQEARNSRQSQLILTASVKHLPNYSDSAIFPIDSTQKYLNWVHVVTCDYKKPTTTNFTAAPSALYDPSCINNTDYAIMAWINGGLSSNKLVFCLPLYGYAWELVNPQVNGIGAPARGPANKDEGGVSYNQIKRDYIEPYGPNITFNATYVVKYFTVGTSWIGFDDAEVVRIKISYAKEKKLLGYFVWQVYMDYNWELSRAAAEEDRINFPTHESDQTRRSNRRKTVIVWATTATAVLLLGFAIVYCWMRKLKRKGMVDSAKQSNDEVPCGDFTKNDLNLVIYTWVEIEAATDRFSFRNKLGEGGFGPVYKGILPNGQVIAVKKLSKTSKQGYEEFKNEVMLTAKLQHVNLVKLLGYCIDGRQQMLVYEYMPNKSLDSYLFDPIRRHILDWEKRVQVIDGVTQGLIYLQEYSRLTIIHRDIKVSNVLLDGEMKPKISDFGMARIFSKDDLEADTSRIVGTLQMSCGMSAKAWSLWMNH; this comes from the exons atGGTATCCAAGATTGTCCTCATCgtcttctatatttttctttctcacgAGTTGCGCCCTTCAATGGCGCAAACTTGGGTCAGAGCTGGTTATTATTGGAAATCAACATACAGTTATGAGCTACCCATTTCCAACATAAATTCTTCTCTCTTCACCCATCTTATTTATGGCTTTGCTGATTTGAATACCACAACATACCAGCTATCTTTTCCATCACCTTATGATGAACTACTAATCTCCAATTTCACAGACACTGCGAAGCAAAAGAACCCATCAGTCAGCACACTTTTGTCCATTGGAGGCACAAATATCGCTTGGTCAACATTTTCCTCATTGTTAAGCAATGATTCTCAGAGAAAATCTTTCATTGattcatcaataaaaatggcCAGGCTTTATGGCTTTCAAGGCCTAGATCTTTGGTATACTCATGCAAACACAAGCAATGAAATGTTGAATATGGGAATTCTATTCAGAGAATGGCGAACTGCTGCTGTTCAAGAGGCAAGAAACTCAAGGCAGTCGCAACTTATCTTGACTGCCTCAGTTAAACATTTACCAAATTATTCTGATTCGGCAATTTTTCCAATAGACTCCACACAGAAGTACTTGAACTGGGTTCATGTTGTTACTTGTGATTATAAAAAGCCAACAACTACAAACTTTACAGCTGCTCCTTCAGCTCTGTATGATCCAAGTTGTATTAATAATACTGATTATGCTATAATGGCATGGATCAATGGAGGACTATCATCTAATAAGCTTGTCTTCTGTTTGCCTCTGTATGGCTATGCATGGGAACTTGTCAATCCTCAGGTCAATGGTATTGGCGCACCGGCAAGGGGACCAGCTAACAAGGACGAAGGAGGCGTGAGTTATAATCAAATCAAGAGAGATTATATCGAACCATATGGACCTAATATTACGTTCAATGCAACATATGTGGTGAAATACTTCACAGTAGGGACATCTTGGATTGGCTTTGATGATGCCGAAGTCGTTAGAATCAAAATTTCTTATGCCAAAGAAAAGAAGCTACTTGGTTACTTTGTGTGGCAAGTCTACATGGACTATAATTGGGAGCTTTCTCGAGCTGCAG CAGAAGAGGATAGAATTAATTTTCCAACTCACGAAAGTGATCAAACTAGAAGAAGTAATAGGCGTAAGACAGTAATAGTTTGGGCGACAACTGCAACTGCTGTTCTCTTACTAGGCTTCGCCATTGTCTATTGCTGGATGAGAAAGCTCAAAAGAAAAG GAATGGTAGACTCAGCCAAACAATCAAATGATGAAGTACCTTGTGGAGATTTTACAAAAAACGATCTTAATCTGGTAATATATACTTGGGTTGAGATTGAAGCAGCAACAGACAGATTTTCATTTCGAAACAAGCTTGGCGAAGGTGGTTTTGGCCCTGTTTACAAG ggcATACTACCAAATGGGCAGGTAATAGCAGTAaagaaactttcaaaaacatccaAACAAGGTTACGAGGAATTCAAAAATGAAGTTATGCTGACTGCAAAGCTCCAACATGTAAATCTAGTCAAGCTTCTAGGTTATTGCATTGACGGAAGACAACAGATGCTCGTCTATGAATACATGCCGAACAAAAGCTTAGACTCCTACCTTTTCG ATCCCATTAGACGACATATTTTGGATTGGGAAAAACGTGTTCAAGTTATTGATGGAGTGACTCAAGGACTCATATATCTTCAAGAATATTCAAGATTAACTATTATCCATCGAGATATAAAAGTTAGCAATGTCTTATTAGATGGAGAAATGAAACCCAAAATATCAGATTTTGGAATGGCTagaatattttcaaaagatgaTCTTGAAGCAGACACAAGCCGTATTGTTGGAACGCT GCAAATGAGTTGTGGAATGTCGGCAAAGGCATGGAGTTTATGGATGAATCATTGA
- the LOC123220577 gene encoding cysteine-rich receptor-like protein kinase 10 isoform X2 translates to MVSKIVLIVFYIFLSHELRPSMAQTWVRAGYYWKSTYSYELPISNINSSLFTHLIYGFADLNTTTYQLSFPSPYDELLISNFTDTAKQKNPSVSTLLSIGGTNIAWSTFSSLLSNDSQRKSFIDSSIKMARLYGFQGLDLWYTHANTSNEMLNMGILFREWRTAAVQEARNSRQSQLILTASVKHLPNYSDSAIFPIDSTQKYLNWVHVVTCDYKKPTTTNFTAAPSALYDPSCINNTDYAIMAWINGGLSSNKLVFCLPLYGYAWELVNPQVNGIGAPARGPANKDEGGVSYNQIKRDYIEPYGPNITFNATYVVKYFTVGTSWIGFDDAEVVRIKISYAKEKKLLGYFVWQVYMDYNWELSRAAEEDRINFPTHESDQTRRSNRRKTVIVWATTATAVLLLGFAIVYCWMRKLKRKGMVDSAKQSNDEVPCGDFTKNDLNLVIYTWVEIEAATDRFSFRNKLGEGGFGPVYKGILPNGQVIAVKKLSKTSKQGYEEFKNEVMLTAKLQHVNLVKLLGYCIDGRQQMLVYEYMPNKSLDSYLFDPIRRHILDWEKRVQVIDGVTQGLIYLQEYSRLTIIHRDIKVSNVLLDGEMKPKISDFGMARIFSKDDLEADTSRIVGTLGYVSPEYIHNGRYSTKSDVYSFGVLLLQIISGKRISFLYGSNESQNLLEYANELWNVGKGMEFMDESLNDTYSSCKLLRCLQIGLLCVQENPVDRPSMLNISTMLKNENIDMMIPKKPAFWKQDQPNKSIVQLEGFSGSTSSINNVSMSDVLAR, encoded by the exons atGGTATCCAAGATTGTCCTCATCgtcttctatatttttctttctcacgAGTTGCGCCCTTCAATGGCGCAAACTTGGGTCAGAGCTGGTTATTATTGGAAATCAACATACAGTTATGAGCTACCCATTTCCAACATAAATTCTTCTCTCTTCACCCATCTTATTTATGGCTTTGCTGATTTGAATACCACAACATACCAGCTATCTTTTCCATCACCTTATGATGAACTACTAATCTCCAATTTCACAGACACTGCGAAGCAAAAGAACCCATCAGTCAGCACACTTTTGTCCATTGGAGGCACAAATATCGCTTGGTCAACATTTTCCTCATTGTTAAGCAATGATTCTCAGAGAAAATCTTTCATTGattcatcaataaaaatggcCAGGCTTTATGGCTTTCAAGGCCTAGATCTTTGGTATACTCATGCAAACACAAGCAATGAAATGTTGAATATGGGAATTCTATTCAGAGAATGGCGAACTGCTGCTGTTCAAGAGGCAAGAAACTCAAGGCAGTCGCAACTTATCTTGACTGCCTCAGTTAAACATTTACCAAATTATTCTGATTCGGCAATTTTTCCAATAGACTCCACACAGAAGTACTTGAACTGGGTTCATGTTGTTACTTGTGATTATAAAAAGCCAACAACTACAAACTTTACAGCTGCTCCTTCAGCTCTGTATGATCCAAGTTGTATTAATAATACTGATTATGCTATAATGGCATGGATCAATGGAGGACTATCATCTAATAAGCTTGTCTTCTGTTTGCCTCTGTATGGCTATGCATGGGAACTTGTCAATCCTCAGGTCAATGGTATTGGCGCACCGGCAAGGGGACCAGCTAACAAGGACGAAGGAGGCGTGAGTTATAATCAAATCAAGAGAGATTATATCGAACCATATGGACCTAATATTACGTTCAATGCAACATATGTGGTGAAATACTTCACAGTAGGGACATCTTGGATTGGCTTTGATGATGCCGAAGTCGTTAGAATCAAAATTTCTTATGCCAAAGAAAAGAAGCTACTTGGTTACTTTGTGTGGCAAGTCTACATGGACTATAATTGGGAGCTTTCTCGAGCTGCAG AAGAGGATAGAATTAATTTTCCAACTCACGAAAGTGATCAAACTAGAAGAAGTAATAGGCGTAAGACAGTAATAGTTTGGGCGACAACTGCAACTGCTGTTCTCTTACTAGGCTTCGCCATTGTCTATTGCTGGATGAGAAAGCTCAAAAGAAAAG GAATGGTAGACTCAGCCAAACAATCAAATGATGAAGTACCTTGTGGAGATTTTACAAAAAACGATCTTAATCTGGTAATATATACTTGGGTTGAGATTGAAGCAGCAACAGACAGATTTTCATTTCGAAACAAGCTTGGCGAAGGTGGTTTTGGCCCTGTTTACAAG ggcATACTACCAAATGGGCAGGTAATAGCAGTAaagaaactttcaaaaacatccaAACAAGGTTACGAGGAATTCAAAAATGAAGTTATGCTGACTGCAAAGCTCCAACATGTAAATCTAGTCAAGCTTCTAGGTTATTGCATTGACGGAAGACAACAGATGCTCGTCTATGAATACATGCCGAACAAAAGCTTAGACTCCTACCTTTTCG ATCCCATTAGACGACATATTTTGGATTGGGAAAAACGTGTTCAAGTTATTGATGGAGTGACTCAAGGACTCATATATCTTCAAGAATATTCAAGATTAACTATTATCCATCGAGATATAAAAGTTAGCAATGTCTTATTAGATGGAGAAATGAAACCCAAAATATCAGATTTTGGAATGGCTagaatattttcaaaagatgaTCTTGAAGCAGACACAAGCCGTATTGTTGGAACGCT CGGTTATGTTTCTCCTGAATATATCCATAATGGCAGATACTCAACTAAATctgatgtttatagttttggggtTCTTCTTTTACAAATCATTAGTGGCAAAAGGATATCCTTTTTATATGGTTCGAATGAAAGTCAGAATCTTCTTGAATAT GCAAATGAGTTGTGGAATGTCGGCAAAGGCATGGAGTTTATGGATGAATCATTGAACGATACATATTCATCTTGTAAATTACTGAGATGCTTGCAAATTGGATTGCTATGTGTCCAAGAAAATCCAGTTGATAGACCATCCATGTTGAACATTTCCACCAtgctaaaaaatgaaaacatagaTATGATGATTCCGAAGAAGCCTGCTTTTTGGAAACAAGATCAGCCAAATAAATCTATTGTGCAGTTGGAAGGTTTTTCAGGGAGCACTTCATCAATTAACAATGTATCAATGTCGGATGTGTTAGCTAGATGA